AGCAGAGACTTTTTTCGGGAAAAACAAAGGTAAAACTATAGATGCGCTTCTCAGTAAGTATACCTCATTTGTTGCAATAGCTTTTTTAGTAGTTTCTTTAGTATTGTTTATGTTGCTTAAAGGAATATAATGTTTATTTTTTATTTTAATGTTTATTTAGTTATAAAGATTGAATTAATAATAATGAATTCCAGCCGGGCATGTATATGCGCGGCTATTTTTGACTTAATAGAAATTAGTTTTATGGAAAAAATATAGGATTATAGAGATAGTATTAAAAAAATAAAACAGAGAGGATAAATGAGATGGAATTAAGCGGAAAACTTGCTGAGAGAAGAGAAAGAATATTAGCTTTTATGAGAGAAAAGGCATATAAACCGTTATCTTTCACTGAACTTTCAGTAGTGCTGGATGTTCCTCATGAGGACTTGGATCAATTAAGAATGGTATTGGAAAGCCTGGAATCAGATGGCCTTATATTTAGAACAAAGAAGAACAGATATGGGACACCGGAAAAAATGAATCTGATTGTAGGCCGGTTCCAGGGAAGTGAAAGAGGGTATGGTTTTGTAATACCCGATGACCAGAATATTAAAGATATATTTATTTCTGTTGATAATACAGGCGGTGCCATGCATAATGACAGAGTGGTTGCAAGGATTAATAAAAAAGGTTATAGCGACAGGAGAGCCGAAGGTGAAATAATCAGGATTATCAGCAGAGCGAATAATACAATTGTAGGAACATTCGAGTGCAGTAGGTATTTTGGCTTTGTAATTCCTGACAATACGAAAATTTCCGGTGATATTTTTATTCCAAAAGATGAGTTTGGTAATGCCAAACCTGGTGATAAGGTAGTGGCTGAGATAGTAAAATGGCCTGAAGCGAGAAGAAATGCAGAAGGCCGGATTATAGAAGTATTAGGTAGCAGTAAGGACACAGGAGTAGATGTTCTATCAATAATAAAAACATATAACTTAAAAGAAGAGTTTCCTTTTGATGTGGTACAGCAAGCATCTTCAATTCCGCAGGAAGTAACTGAAGATATGATAAAAGATAGAAGAGATTTAAGGAATCTCAGAATGGTCACTATAGACGGTGAAGATGCAAAAGACCTGGACGATGCCGTTTCTATTGAAAAACTTTCAAACGGAATCTACAAGCTTGGAGTTCATATAGCAGATGTAAGTTATTATGTTAAGGAAAATTCTCCTTTGGATAAAGAGGCTTTAAGAAGAGGGACCAGCGTGTATCTGGTTGACAGAGTCATACCAATGCTGCCAAGGGAATTATCCAACGGTATTTGCAGTCTGAATGCTAAAACTGACCGTTTGGCCTTTTCGGTAATTATGGATATTGATTCTACAGGTAAGGTTATCAACCATGAAATCTTTGAAAGTGTAATCAATGTCTCAGAGAGAATGACCTATACTGAT
Above is a genomic segment from Clostridiaceae bacterium containing:
- the secG gene encoding preprotein translocase subunit SecG, which encodes MSAGQIIVNVIYIILSIAIIVMVLFQSAKSTGLSGTIAGGAETFFGKNKGKTIDALLSKYTSFVAIAFLVVSLVLFMLLKGI